A single Actinomycetota bacterium DNA region contains:
- a CDS encoding AbrB/MazE/SpoVT family DNA-binding domain-containing protein, with product MRDTGIVRKLDALGRIVIPMELRRTFGIDTGDPIRVFVDGDRIVLQKHEASCVFCGTTEGVGAVLERAVCTDCLAAIKKG from the coding sequence ATGAGGGACACCGGAATAGTCCGCAAGCTCGACGCGCTCGGGCGCATCGTCATTCCGATGGAGCTGCGCCGCACCTTCGGCATCGACACGGGCGACCCGATCCGCGTGTTCGTGGACGGCGACCGCATCGTCTTGCAGAAGCACGAGGCCTCGTGCGTGTTCTGCGGGACGACGGAGGGTGTCGGCGCGGTCCTGGAGCGCGCGGTGTGCACGGACTGCCTCGCGGCGATCAAGAAGGGCTGA